The nucleotide window GACGGGGCAGACGGGGATGTTCTTGGGAAGGCTGGGGTGTTCGGTGGGCATGCGGTACTCCTTGTGGCCCTGACCCTGTGAAGCTGCCGGGTGGGAGAGAACGTCTGACCCTGGCGAATACTTCTACCAGGAAACTTGAGTGTAACTATATCAAGTTTCGGCAGTTCGCGCAAGCCGTGCGGCCTGTACGTCCTGCCCCGAAAATGCGTCTGTCACGCTAAAATTCTACTGCCGCCGTCTGATACGACCCTCACGGAAAGCTGATGTGGAGTTAACTCTTCGGCAGGAAGACGAGGGGGTTGCCGGTCGGCTGGAGCATGGCTGGCGGCCCGGACCCACAGGCCGGGTTTCGTACCTGCGCCGGGTGGGCACGACAGAAAGACAGGACCGCCGTGGAGACGGCGGTCCTGCGCTGGAATGACTTCTGGGACTCAGGCGCGCAGCAGATCGGCCGCGATGATGACCTTCTGGATTTCGCTCGTGCCCTCGTAGATGCGCAGCAGCCGCTGGTCGCGGTAGAAGCGTTCGACCGGCGAGTCTTTCATGTAGCCCATGCCGCCGGCCACCTGCACGGCCTTGTCGGCCACCTGCGAGAGCGCCTCGGTGGCGTGGTACTTGGCGACGCTCGCCATGCGGCGCACGTCCTGGCCCTCGTCCACCATCCAGGCGACTTTCTGCCACAGCACGCGGCTTGTCTGCACGGCGATCTCCATCTCGGCGAGCATGAACTGCACCGCCTGGAACTCGGCAATGGGTTTGCCGAACTGCTCGCGGGCCTGCGCGTGCGCCACCGACAGGTCCAGCAGGCGCTGCATGGCCCCTGTGGAGCGCGCGGCGATGCCCACCCGGCCGTTCGTCAGGATGCCCAGCGCCTCGCGGTAGCCCAGGTCGAGCGGCCCCAGGAGGTTCGCGGCCGGAATGGCGGCGTCCTCGAAAATCACCTCGGCCGAGAGCGATCCTTTCTGGCCCATCTTCTCGTCAATCTTGCCGATGCTCACGCCGGGGGTGTTCTGCGGCTCGACCAGAAAAGCGCTCATGCCGCGCGTGCCCTTGGCGGGGTCGGTGATGGCGATGACGGTCAGCAGCCCGGCAATGGGCGCGTTCGAGATGTAGTGCTTGGTGCCGTTCAGGACGTACTCGTCTCCGCGTTTCTCGGCCCGCGTGCGGATGTTGGCGGCGTCGGAGCCGCTGCTCGGCTCGGTGATGGCGAAGCCCGCCACGCACTCGCCCGTCGCCATGCGGGGCAGAAAGCGGCGTTTTTGCTCCTCGGTGCCCAGCCGGACCAGCCCGCTCGTGCCGATGGACGCGTGGGCCGAGATCATGCCCCCGAACCCCATGTGCCCCTGGCCGAGTGCCTCGTACACGGCGCAGCGGCCCAGCGCGCCCAGGCCCACGCCCCCATACTCCTCGGGAATGCTCAGCCCGAACAGACCCAGGTCGGCGGCCCCCCGCAGCAGCTCGGGCGGAATGCGGTTGGTGTCCTCGATCTCGTGCGCGCGCGCCTCGACGCGGGTCAGCCCGAAATCACGGATGATCGCCTGCATGTCGCGCAG belongs to Deinococcus sp. Leaf326 and includes:
- a CDS encoding acyl-CoA dehydrogenase family protein, with the protein product MNFDLPGDLRDMQAIIRDFGLTRVEARAHEIEDTNRIPPELLRGAADLGLFGLSIPEEYGGVGLGALGRCAVYEALGQGHMGFGGMISAHASIGTSGLVRLGTEEQKRRFLPRMATGECVAGFAITEPSSGSDAANIRTRAEKRGDEYVLNGTKHYISNAPIAGLLTVIAITDPAKGTRGMSAFLVEPQNTPGVSIGKIDEKMGQKGSLSAEVIFEDAAIPAANLLGPLDLGYREALGILTNGRVGIAARSTGAMQRLLDLSVAHAQAREQFGKPIAEFQAVQFMLAEMEIAVQTSRVLWQKVAWMVDEGQDVRRMASVAKYHATEALSQVADKAVQVAGGMGYMKDSPVERFYRDQRLLRIYEGTSEIQKVIIAADLLRA